In one Pogona vitticeps strain Pit_001003342236 chromosome 14, PviZW2.1, whole genome shotgun sequence genomic region, the following are encoded:
- the DRG1 gene encoding developmentally-regulated GTP-binding protein 1, with translation MSTTLAKIAEIEAEMARTQKNKATAHHLGLLKARLAKLRRELITPKGGGGSGPGEGFDVAKTGDARIGFVGFPSVGKSTLLSNLAGVYSEVAAYEFTTLTTVPGVIRYKGAKIQLLDLPGIIEGAKDGKGRGRQVIAVARTCNLILIVLDVLKPLGHKKIIENELEGFGIRLNSKPPNIGFKKKEKGGINLTATCPQSELDTETVKSILAEYKIHNADVTLRSDVTADDLIDVVEGNRVYIPCIYVLNKIDQISIEELDIIYKVPHCVPISAHHRWNFDDLLEKIWDYLKLVRIYTKPKGQLPDYTSPVVLPYSRTTVEDFCMKIHKNLIKEFKYALVWGSSVKHNPQKVGKDHTLEDEDVIQIVKK, from the exons ATGAGCACCACGTTGGCCAAGATCGCCGAGATAGAGGCCGAA ATGGCCCGCACCCAGAAGAATAAAGCCACGGCGCATCACTTGGGGCTCTTGAAAGCTCGGCTGGCCAAACTGCGCCGAGAGCTCATCACGCCGAAAGGAGGCGGAGGGAGTGGCCCCGGAGAAG GTTTCGATGTGGCCAAGACTGGCGATGCCCGGATCGGCTTTGTGGGTTTCCCATCCGTGGGGAAGTCCACCCTGCTGAGCAACCTCGCTGGGGTGTACTCCGAAGTGGCCGCCTACGAGTTCACTACGCTGACCACCGTGCCCGGGGTGATTCGCTACAAGGGGGCCAAAATACAG CTCCTTGACCTTCCAGGAATTATTGAAGGCGCAAAGGATGGAAAAGGGAGAGGTCGCCAGGTCATTGCAG TTGCCCGCACCTGCAACCTGATCCTGATTGTCCTGGATGTTCTGAAGCCTCTCGGACATAAGAAGATCATTGAAAACGAGCTGGAAGGCTTCGGGATACGCTTGAACAGCAAGCCTCCCAACATCGGCtttaagaaaaaggagaaaggagggatcaaCCTGACAGCCACT TGCCCGCAAAGCGAACTGGACACTGAGACTGTGAAGAGCATCTTGGCCGAGTATAAAATCCACAACGCCGACGTCACCCTGCGGAGCGACGTGACTGCCGATGACCTCATCGATGTGGTGGAAGGAAACAG AGTCTACATCCCCTGCATTTATGTCTTGAACAAAATTGACCAGATCTCCATCGAGGAGCTGGACATCATTTACAAGGTGCCCCACTGCGTCCCCATCTCTGCTCACCACCGGTGGAACTTTGATGACCTGCTGGAGAAAATATGGGACTATCTGAAGCTCGTGCGAAT TTACACCAAACCCAAAGGGCAGCTGCCAGATTACACCTCTCCAGTCGTGTTGCCTTACTCCCGGACCACCGTGGAGGATTTCTGCATGAAGATCCACAAGAACCTCATTAAAGAGTTTAAATA cgCTCTCGTGTGGGGCTCCTCGGTCAAGCACAACCCACAGAAAGTTGGGAAAGACCACACGCTGGAGGACGAGGACGTCATTCAGATTGTGAAGAAGTGA